One Ethanoligenens harbinense YUAN-3 genomic window carries:
- a CDS encoding LemA family protein gives MRKKRTGIIVICIVALVVVIGFASSIGIYNGLVSAQENVHTAYSGIQTDLQRRSDLVPNLVATVQGYAKHEETVYADIANARAALVSAGNAQQAATANDQLSSALSRLLVIAEAYPDLKANQNFIDLQTQLEGTENRIAVARTKYNDAVQSYNQSIRSFPGSIIAGMYGFKAEPYFQAGSEAQQAPTVSFS, from the coding sequence ATGCGTAAAAAGAGAACCGGCATCATTGTCATTTGCATCGTCGCACTGGTCGTCGTCATTGGATTTGCAAGTTCCATCGGCATCTACAATGGGCTGGTGAGCGCACAGGAAAACGTGCATACCGCATACAGCGGCATTCAGACGGATCTGCAGCGCCGCAGCGACCTGGTACCCAATCTGGTTGCCACCGTGCAGGGATATGCCAAACATGAAGAAACCGTTTATGCGGATATTGCCAACGCGCGCGCGGCACTGGTGAGTGCGGGCAACGCCCAGCAGGCCGCCACCGCGAACGACCAGTTGTCTTCCGCCCTGTCCCGCCTGCTGGTGATTGCCGAAGCGTATCCCGACCTAAAAGCAAACCAGAACTTCATCGACCTGCAAACGCAGTTGGAGGGAACGGAAAACCGCATCGCCGTCGCCCGAACAAAATACAACGACGCCGTGCAGTCTTATAACCAAAGCATCCGGTCATTTCCGGGCTCGATCATCGCGGGAATGTACGGATTCAAGGCGGAACCGTATTTCCAGGCGGGCAGCGAAGCCCAGCAGGCTCCCACGGTCTCGTTCAGCTGA